In a single window of the Metopolophium dirhodum isolate CAU chromosome 2, ASM1992520v1, whole genome shotgun sequence genome:
- the LOC132938727 gene encoding uncharacterized protein LOC132938727 isoform X1, whose translation MICFICKISVDTFSALAFHYKFMHFLDPLSSYECSESNCSQTFQNLNGLRRHILRIHNNSSKLTEVNSDFNTNTSTNTMINPSHINTSCAPLIDTNMNMLNNSSITSPLLNTNHFNLKEALDFLNVSAVKFSLQLHNNNNFSRKDILNIQCEISDKILNSIILLLKGTLLDKINDPLLISTTNMIISEISSLFKYCGSEYKLNKWLSNKELTADIVQFTINNEINFVSHAGENEYDEINTKGILFPLKFQFQKYYEKNDLLIQTLQLYDNLNISDDSFLSNFIQGSLWKDKVKLYQNKIVLPYFIYIDDFEINNPLGSNANFQSISAVYYSFPLSKNNSKISEIFLAALIKAKDLKHFGNDLCFKNLVDELNSLERDGISINTSCGKKNVHFILGLVIGDNLGLNCICDFSKSFSANFYCRFCKVNKSLTKHLAVEDESMLRDVHNYQTDVEINDFKVTGIYKECILNQIDSFHVTTNYCIDVMHDLFEGVCHYNVCHILKYYISDVKIISLETLNNRKQYFNYGAIEIGNNSHTIEKHHLLNFHLKMSAREMMCFIHFLPLMIGDLIPNNDDTWLFFLNFLEIIDILMSHKLTQDLIACLKRLIKKHNLDYVTLFKDTLKPKHHFLTHYPSIIQKSGPPRHFWCFKYESKHRELKMYARAITSRKNITLSLAKKCQLKFADFLLNGTKDDDVIKANKHKIDCSYHEILAGRLGDTFKIYDCYSQLKFKGTVYRIGYYVTKFTYELSFYEILEIILVNTTNEIILILKQIRVDCYVEHLKSYKIDKNKSEILTTAMPIEDFNGPPININTVLDGSLMIRLKEYF comes from the coding sequence atgatttgttttatttgtaaaattagtGTAGATACATTTTCGGCATTGGCTTTTCACTATAAATTTATGCATTTTCTTGATCCTTTAAGCTCATATGAGTGTTCTGAGAGCAACTGTTctcaaacatttcaaaatttgaatggtCTTAGAAGGCATATACTTAGGATACACAATAATAGTTCTAAACTTACTGAAGTTAATAgtgattttaatacaaatacctCGACAAATACCATGATAAACCCAAGTCATATTAATACTTCTTGTGCACCATTAATTGATACAAATatgaatatgttaaataatagtaGTATCACTTCACCATTGTTGAATactaatcattttaatttaaaagaagcTTTAGATTTTCTAAATGTGTCAGCTGTTAAATTTAGTcttcaattacataataataataacttttctagaaaagatattttaaatattcaatgtgaaatttctgataaaatattaaattcaattatattattgctcAAAGGTACTTTACTAGATAAGATTAATGATCCTTTATTAATATCAACCACAAATATGATTATATCTGAAATTTCttcactttttaaatattgtggTAGTGAATATAAGTTGAACAAGTGGTTGTCTAACAAGGAATTAACTGCAGATATTGTGCAattcacaataaataatgaaatcaatTTTGTGTCTCATGCTGGTGAAAATGAGTatgatgaaataaatacaaagggaattttatttccattaaaattccagtttcaaaaatattatgaaaaaaatgatttacttattcaaacattacaattatatgataatttaaatatctcaGATGAtagttttttatctaatttCATTCAAGGGTCTTTATGGAAagataaagtaaaattatatcaaaataaaatagttcttccttatttcatatatattgaTGACTTTGAAATCAACAATCCCTTAGGTTCAAATGCAAATTTTCAATCTATATctgctgtatattatagttttcctCTGAGTAAAAACAACTCAAAaatttcagaaatatttttagCTGCTTTAATTAAAGCAaaagatttaaaacattttggaaaTGATTTATGTTTTAAGAATTTAGTTGATGAATTGAATAGCTTAGAAAGAGATGGGATTTCTATAAACACATCGTGTGGTAAAAAAAACGTGCATTTTATTTTGGGATTAGTTATTGGAGATAACTTGGGTCTAAATTGTATATGTGATTTTAGTAAGTCATTTTCTGCTAATTTTTACTGTCGATTTTGCAAAGTAAACAAATCATTGACCAAACATTTGGCTGTAGAAGATGAATCAATGCTTAGAGATGTTCATAATTATCAAACAGATGTTGAAATAAATGACTTTAAGGTAACAGGTATATACAAAGAATGTATTTTGAATCAAATCGATTCTTTCCACGTTACAACAAATTACTGTATTGATGTTATGCATGATCTTTTTGAAGGTGTTTGTCACTACAATGTATGCCacatacttaaatattacatttcagaTGTTAAAATCATTTCCTTGGAAACACTAAATAAtaggaaacaatattttaattatggtgCCATAGAAATAGGTAATAACTCTCATACCATTGAAAAAcaccatttattaaattttcatttaaaaatgtcggcTAGAGAAATGAtgtgttttattcattttttacccTTAATGATAGGtgatttaatacctaataacgaTGATACttggctattttttttaaactttctgGAGATTATTGACATATTAATGTCACATAAGCTGACACAAGATTTAATAGCTTGCCTTAAACGActcataaaaaaacataatttagattatgttacattatttaaaGACACATTAAAACCTAAACACCACTTCTTAACTCATTATCcttcaataattcaaaaatcTGGACCACCTAGGCATTTTTGGTGTTTCAAATATGAATCGAAACACAGAGAACTGAAAATGTATGCCCGTGCTATAAcatcaagaaaaaatataacccTATCATTAGCAAAAAAATGCCAGTTAAAATTTgcagattttttattaaacgggACAAAAGATGATGATGTTATTAAagctaataaacataaaattgacTGTAGTTACCATGAGATACTAGCTGGCAGATTAGgggatacatttaaaatatatgactgTTACTCACAATTGAAATTTAAAGGTACAGTGTATAGAATTggatattatgtaacaaaatttACATATGAACttagtttttatgaaattttagaaattattctaGTAAACACAACAAATGAAATCATATTAATTCTTAAACAAATTAGAGTTGATTGCTATGTTGAACATTTGAAATCATATAAGATCGACAAAAATAAATCTGAAATTCTTACTACAGCTATGCCAATAGAGGATTTTAATGGTCCACCAATAAACATTAATACAGTTTTGGATGGATCATTAATGATTCGATTAAAAGAATATTTCTAa
- the LOC132938727 gene encoding uncharacterized protein LOC132938727 isoform X2 — MSQSYQLPDNCSNVFDNISVDENQPMDMLSPTLENNEVKVLLESWDLVFLYQTCINHYIDMAALKNMQVHHVEKLLLSYPLGIIIKFETSLKLWQKPLFVNISMDQKQQMDMLFPTIENNEVKVILESWDLVFLHQTCIDNYIDIAALKNMQVHHIEKLLLLYPLGIIIKFEKSLKLWQNTFSEKDINTLTNISDSSITSALPLSIPQSKTSFCLETVFEENNQCAYVIDYFHQHNCLNDSCRSIIVTAIINHIIKAKISMSITLANVIGDTIVAKFPTELKDIYFIKDSINKTPKGKIYSKYFNTIKQLQNHGLVDKKIYQSTETNLPTNRSSSSFDKMIEIEDVSIYISQLHHEVLTWPEIETIWLKTTNYRLKNIKEEGNIFLHWKHFKEPMGYRLVNIDFKKMYPNCNFIENFEKSQANVLTVLKEKIKDPSSKKQLDEMSKTAHLTENCKNAVLFFLLHSVFIPTSKKTTRDENGKISLKKFSIRDSQNSFVILGKTSAELEELLSKKNTKIQPCLLIVGEINDPKQIMVYFDGIKYIINTIVKAIEICFNIFYVFNIEYPLESSNFWLFIQTYYFKIKTIYDKPCIQVNQTISQLKTYEKKNNT, encoded by the exons ATGAGCCAATCATATCAGTTACCAGACAACTGttcaaatgtatttgataatatcagTGTAGATGAGAATCAACCGATGGATATGTTATCTCCAACATTGGAAAATAATGAAGTTAAAGTCCTCTTAGAGTCATGGGATCTAGTGTTTCTGTATCAAACTTgcataa atCATTATATTGATATGGCAGCGTTAAAAAACATGCAAGTACATCATGtagaaaaacttttattgtCTTATCCACttggcataataataaaatttgaaacaagtCTTAAGTTATGGCAAAAACCACTATTTGTTAATATCAGTATGGATCAGAAACAACAGATGGATATGTTATTTCcaacaatagaaaataatgaaGTTAAAGTTATCTTAGAGTCATGGGATCTAGTGTTTCTGCATCAAACTTGCATAG atAATTACATTGATATAGCAGCGTTAAAGAACATGCAAGTACATCATATAGAGAAACTTTTATTGCTTTATCCACTtggcataataattaaatttgaaaaaagtctTAAGTTATGGCAAAATACGTTTTCGGAAAAGGACATAAATACTTTGACCAATATATCTGATTCATCAATAACGTCAGCGTTACCTTTATCTATTCCTCAGTCAAAAACATCATTTTGTCTTGAAACTgtatttgaagaaaataatcAGTGTGCCTATGTAATTGATTATTTCCATCAACATAATTGTTTAAATGATTCATGCAGATCAATAATTGTAACTgctatcataaatcatattataaaagcaAAAATATCAATGTCTATTACTTTAGCAAATGTTATAGGAGACACAATTGTTGCTAAATTCCCCACTGAATTAAAA gacaTATACTTCATTAAAGATTCCATTAATAAAACTCCTAAAGGGAAAATTTATTCTAAGTACTTCAATACCATCAAACAACTACAAAACCATGGTCTAGTTGATAAGAAAATATATCAGTCAACAGAAACAAATTTGCCTACAAACcgatcatcatcatcatttgataaaatgatag AAATTGAAGATGTCAGTATATATATTTCACAATTGCATCATGAAGTACTTACATGGCCTGAAATAGAAACAATATGGTTGAAAACAActaattatagattaaaaaatattaaagaggagggaaatatttttcttcattGGAAGCACTTTAAAGAACCAATGGGATATAGACTT gttaatattgatttcaaaaaaatgtatcctaactgcaattttattgaaaactttgaaaaatctcaggcaaatgtattaactgtactgaaagaaaaaataaaagacCCTAGTTCAAAAAAACAATTAGATGAAATGTCAAAAACTGCACACTTAACTGAaa attgTAAAAATGCTGTTCTATTCTTCCTTCTTCATTCGGTGTTTATTCCAACATCTAAAAAGACAACAAGAGATGAAAATGGCAAAATTTCATTGAAGAAGTTTTCAATTCGAGATTCTCAAAATAGTTTTGTCATATTGGGAAAAACTAGTGCAGAATTGGAggaattattatctaaaaaaaatacaaaaattcaacCATGCTTGTTGATAGTTGGTGAAATTAATGATCCTAAACAAATAATGGTGTACTTCGAtggcattaaatatattataaataccattgTAAAAGCCATTGAAATAtgctttaatattttctatgtttttaatattgaatatccgCTAGAATCTTCAAACTTTTggttatttattcaaacatactattttaagattaaaactatttatgatAAGCCTTGTATACAAGTTAACCAAACAATTTCCCAACTAAAaacttacgaaaaaaaaaacaatacttaa